One segment of Drosophila mauritiana strain mau12 chromosome 3R, ASM438214v1, whole genome shotgun sequence DNA contains the following:
- the LOC117143451 gene encoding uncharacterized protein LOC117143451, protein MAASKIPDWLTAEIFEDLLKANVNGYSKVKNFKADIGSAAGENYATIMVRVKIEVELQDGKSKSVSYMVKLPHQLEVIREMMKRTNIFEIERTMYNEVVPELEDLYKAVGLDITFGAKSYDLKNAKTEYVALEDLGLKGFKNANRLEGLDQTHTERVLRKLSQWHAASAVRVATKGPYPKILLRGMFKEESKPVMSEMLNGMGANFVKSCATYEGHEAYLDKVKALQPVTIDKLFEFAKVEPTEFNVLNHGDSWSNNIMFQYDAFGKIKEVYLVDYQLPKYGTVAQDLLYFLLSSTKLEDKLAKFDYYIKIYHDNLVEHLKILKYSKPIPTLRDIHLALFKYGYFGYSVATGVMSAVLLDPTDSASLENFMGGNDFQMQLYNSPRYRKHIQAVMPWLLNRGALEL, encoded by the exons ATGGCGGCCAGTAAAATTCCCGATTGGTTAACTGCTGAAATATTTGAAGATTTGCTCAAGGCAAATGTGAACGGATACTCAAAGGTCAAGAACTTTAAGGCGGACATTGGATCTGCTGCAGGTGAAAATTATGCCACCATTATGGTTCGTGTCAAAATCGAAGTTGAGCTGCAAG ATGGCAAATCGAAATCGGTATCCTACATGGTTAAGTTGCCCCACCAACTGGAGGTTATTCGGGAGATGATGAAACGAACCAACATCTTCGAAATCGAGCGTACCATGTATAACGAGGTTGTTCCTGAACTAGAGGACCTTTACAAAGCAGTGGGATTGGACATCACTTTCGGCGCCAAAAGCTATGATCTCAAGAATGCTAAGACAGAGTACGTGGCCCTGGAGGATTTGGGACTGAAAGGGTTCAAGAATGCCAACCGCCTCGAAGGACTGGATCAAACGCACACGGAGCGAGTTCTGCGAAAGCTATCCCAATGGCATGCAGCATCCGCCGTGCGAGTGGCCACCAAAGGACCCTATCCCAAAATCCTACTTAGAGGCATGTTTAAGGAGGAAAGCAAGCCCGTTATGTCTGAAATGTTGAATGGAATGGGCGCGAATTTCGTTAAAAGCTGCGCCACCTACGAAGGTCACGAGGCTTATTTGGACAAAGTC AAAGCGTTGCAGCCTGTTACTATAGATAAGCTTTTTGAGTTCGCCAAGGTCGAGCCAACGGAGTTCAACGTTCTGAACCACGGCGATTCGTGGTCGAACAACATAATGTTCCAGTATGATGCCTTCGGAAAGATCAAGGAGGTGTATTTGGTCGACTACCAGCTGCCCAAATACGGAACCGTGGCACAGGATCTGCTCTACTTCTTGCTCTCATCCACAAAGCTGGAGGATAAACTGGCCAAATTCGATTATTATATTAAGATTTATCACGATAATCTGGTTGAGCACCTGAAGATTCTGAAATACTCGAAACCCATTCCTACTCTGCGAGATATTCATTTGGCACTTTTCAAATATGGCTACTTCG GCTACTCGGTCGCTACTGGTGTAATGTCCGCTGTTCTCTTGGATCCCACGGACAGTGCCAGTTTGGAGAACTTCATGGGTGGCAATGACTTCCAGATGCAGCTCTACAACAGTCCCCGTTACCGCAAACACATCCAAGCCGTCATGCCCTGGCTGTTGAATCGTGGCGCCTTGGAGCTCTAG
- the LOC117145465 gene encoding uncharacterized protein LOC117145465, whose product MASGKIPDWVTAELFEDVLKSSVDGYSKVRNFKAEMGSAAGDNYATIMLRVNIEVELQDGTTKEVSYMVKLPHQMEIYKEMMKHTNIFEIERTMYNLVVPEMEALYKAAGVKVTFGAQSYELKNAQTEYIALEDLCIKGFKNANRLEGLDQAHTERVLRKLAQWHAATAVRVATKGQYPEIVLRGFFKEENRPMMNDMMNGMGQVFVKCCSTYEGNEAYIEQVKALKSVMIDELFKMCVVDPTEFNALNHGDSWSNNIMFQYDESGKIKEVYMVDFQVSKYGTVAQDLLYFLISSTRLEDKLSKFDYYIKVYHDNLVEHLKILKYSKPLPSLRDIHKSLYKYGTFAYSVATGVMAAVLVDPTENANFENFVGDTAEGVDFQMKMYNNPRYRKHMQAILPWLLNRGALDIN is encoded by the exons ATGGCGTCTGGCAAAATACCCGATTGGGTCACCGCTGAACTGTTTGAAGATGTTCTCAAATCGAGTGTGGACGGGTATTCGAAAGTGCGAAATTTTAAAGCGGAAATGGGATCTGCGGCAGGTGACAACTACGCCACCATTATGTTGCGAGTTAACATCGAAGTGGAGCTGCAGG ATGGCACCACCAAAGAGGTGTCATACATGGTCAAGCTGCCACATCAGATGGAAATCTACAAGGAAATGATGAAGCACACCAACATCTTCGAAATCGAACGCACCATGTACAATCTGGTGGTTCCCGAGATGGAGGCTCTTTATAAGGCAGCCGGTGTGAAGGTCACGTTTGGAGCCCAGAGCTATGAGCTAAAGAATGCCCAGACCGAGTACATAGCTCTGGAGGACCTGTGCATCAAAGGATTTAAGAACGCCAATCGCCTCGAGGGTCTCGACCAAGCGCACACGGAGCGGGTTCTCCGGAAGTTGGCGCAGTGGCATGCTGCAACGGCCGTAAGGGTGGCCACCAAGGGGCAGTATCCGGAAATCGTGCTGAGGGGATTCTTCAAGGAGGAAAACAGGCCGATGATGAACGATATGATGAACGGCATGGGACAGGTTTTTGTCAAATGCTGTAGCACCTACGAAGGTAACGAGGCGTATATAGAACAAGTC AAAGCTCTTAAGTCCGTGATGATAGACGAGTTATTTAAGATGTGCGTAGTCGATCCCACGGAGTTCAACGCCCTGAACCACGGCGATTCGTGGTCCAATAACATAATGTTCCAGTACGATGAGTCTGGCAAAATCAAGGAGGTGTATATGGTTGACTTTCAGGTCTCGAAGTACGGCACTGTTGCTCAGGACTTGCTCTACTTCCTGATTTCTTCCACAAGGCTGGAGGACAAGCTAAGCAAATTCGATTACTACATTAAGGTGTACCATGATAACCTGGTGGAGCATTTGAAAATCCTTAAATATTCCAAGCCATTGCCAAGCCTGCGAGATATCCATAAGTCTCTGTACAAATACGGAACTTTTG CATACTCTGTGGCCACAGGTGTAATGGCAGCCGTTCTCGTAGATCCAACGGAGAACGCCAATTTTGAGAACTTTGTTGGCGATACCGCCGAGGGAGTGGACTTCCAGATGAAAATGTACAATAATCCCCGCTATCGGAAGCACATGCAGGCGATCCTGCCCTGGCTGCTCAATCGCGGTGCCCTGGACATAAATTAG
- the LOC117145499 gene encoding uncharacterized protein LOC117145499 isoform X1: MTDQPTPKWVTKELFSSLLEQSNPNFKAIVKFVPTSAISKGENYLTIVLRIQIEMQLKDNSIEDVSYILKIPLVPEGEKNDFHEMFDAELDMYDHLIPELEDLYTENTSISPKFKPVHLKFPGEPVKSDYILLEDLRKRGYRNADRTQGLEQFEVEAVLKKLAQWHAASAKRVVELGEYEKDIRESYFTTEHQKLLDEFNINFCMPFLECMQQYNLEPGQLVLISDYTSQLTDLNIEFGKNDPLELCVLNHGDFWCNNFMFKYKNASEVEDVCFVDFQLPKYGTPAQDLLCMLMTSPKFSIKLEMFDYFIEYYHQQLVEHLTMLNYNRNAPTLSQFHAHLHRYSLWAFICAQRMLPIVLLPPDVGSHIGNIMGNSEEAIAFKRKMFLLPAYVDQIKVILPWLINRGYIR, translated from the exons ATGACTGACCAACCAACTCCAAAGTGGGTGACCAAGGAGCTTTTCAGCAGCTTGTTGGAACAGAGTAACCCGAATTTCAAGGCGATCGTTAAATTTGTTCCAACATCGGCGATTAGCAAAGGGGAAAACTATTTGACGATCGTGCTGCGCATACAAATTGAAATGCAGCTGAAAG ATAACAGCATAGAAGATGTCAGCTACATACTGAAGATTCCTTTGGTGCCGGAAGGTGAGAAGAACGACTTCCACGAGATGTTCGATGCCGAGTTGGACATGTACGATCACCTGATACCAGAATTGGAGGATCTCTATACGGAAAACACTTCCATCTCACCGAAATTCAAGCCTGTGCATCTGAAGTTTCCAGGAGAGCCGGTAAAAAGCGACTACATTCTGTTGGAGGATCTGCGGAAGAGGGGATATAGGAATGCCGACAGAACCCAGGGATTGGAGCAGTTTGAAGTGGAGGCGGTCCTCAAGAAGTTGGCCCAGTGGCATGCAGCTTCTGCAAAAAGAGTAGTCGAGCTGGGGGAATACGAGAAGGATATCCGGGAGAGTTACTTTACTACTGAGCACCAGAAATTACTCGATGAATTCaacattaatttttgtatgcCCTTCCTGGAGTGTATGCAGCAATATAATCTGGAGCCAGGACAGCTCGTCCTCATA AGCGACTATACATCTCAACTGACGGATCTGAACATTGAGTTTGGTAAGAACGATCCTCTGGAGTTATGTGTGTTAAACCACGGAGATTTTTGGTGCAATAACTTTATGTTCAAGTATAAGAACGCCTCAGAGGTGGAGGACGTTTGCTTTGTTGACTTCCAGCTCCCAAAATATG GCACACCCGCCCAAGATCTACTGTGCATGTTGATGACCTCCCCTAAGTTTTCGATCAAGCTGGAAATGTTTGACTATTTCATAGAGTATTATCACCAGCAGCTAGTCGAACACCTCACCATGCTCAATTACAATCGGAATGCACCCACACTATCCCAGTTTCACGCCCACCTACACCGATATAGTCTCTGGG CTTTCATATGCGCCCAGCGAATGCTTCCCATAGTTCTGCTCCCACCCGATGTTGGTTCACATATAGGCAATATAATGGGTAACTCGGAGGAGGCGATAGCGTTCAAGCGGAAGATGTTCCTGTTGCCGGCTTACGTGGATCAGATAAAAGTCATATTGCCATGGCTCATTAACCGGGGTTACATAAGATAG
- the LOC117143590 gene encoding uncharacterized protein LOC117143590: protein MPPQTKDENVCEREVPIPGWVKPEAFEDLLKDNVKDYKKTKALRAKAGVAPGENYATIMLRLELDVETKDKSEVTKAFMLKTPHDTDAYRKLLQETNIFDVERGMYVVVVPELEQMYRDVGLEVKFGAEAYEIKVSEHYVLLEDLRPRGFKNVDRLQGLDQAHTESVLRKFAQWHAASAVRVDRKGPYENKYTNGFFKSEEIMNFFCDRSAKILLNNIDQYEGHAAYIKDLQSVSEKLFDIFNDIKEPKADEFNALNHGDGWSNNIMFQYNDKNEISNTYFVDLQLPKWGSVAQDLYYFLISSTSLDIKTEKFDYFVWFYHSELVKHLKLLNYSKKPPTLRSIRNDLNKYSGWAFICSISVMGVVLLDPTDEADFDKFISKDHSNFTNSIYTNPRYRKHMEVVLPWLQHRGALE, encoded by the exons atgcCACCCCAGACAAAGGATGAAAATGTTTGCGAGCGAGAGGTTCCGATTCCGGGCTGGGTGAAACCAGAAGCCTTTGAGGACCTGCTCAAGGATAATGTCAAGGATTATAAGAAGACCAAGGCCTTAAGGGCCAAAGCAGGAGTAGCTCCTGGCGAGAACTATGCCACTATAATGCTGAGACTGGAACTGGATGTGGAAACGAAGG ACAAATCGGAAGTAACGAAAGCATTCATGCTAAAAACTCCACACGACACTGACGCATATCGCAAGCTTCTTCAAGAAACGAACATTTTCGATGTGGAGCGCGGAATGTATGTGGTAGTGGTTCCCGAGCTGGAGCAAATGTACCGGGATGTGGGCTTGGAGGTAAAGTTTGGGGCTGAGGCCTACGAAATAAAGGTGAGCGAGCACTATGTTCTACTGGAGGATCTCAGGCCTCGAGGATTCAAAAACGTAGATCGCCTGCAGGGCTTGGACCAGGCTCACACCGAAAGTGTCCTGAGAAAGTTCGCCCAATGGCATGCGGCTTCTGCAGTTCGCGTGGACCGCAAGGGCCCCTACGAAAACAAGTATACCAATGGTTTTTTCAAATCGGAAGAAATCATGAACTTTTTCTGCGATCGCAGCGCTAAAATTTTGCTAAATAATATCGATCAGTACGAAGGACACGCAGCTTACATAAAGGATTTG CAAAGTGTTTCAGAAAAGTTATTCGATATATTTAATGATATTAAGGAACCGAAAGCCGACGAGTTCAATGCCCTCAACCATGGCGATGGTTGGTCTAACAACATTATGTTCCAGTACAACGACAAAAACGAGATATCGAATACATATTTTGTTGATCTTCAATTGCCCAAGTGGGGATCAGTTGCGCAGGATTTGTACTATTTCTTGATTTCATCGACCAGCCTGGACATTAAAACGGAGAAATTCGACTATTTCGTTTGGTTCTACCACTCGGAGTTGGTGAAACACCTCAAACTTCTAAACTATTCAAAGAAACCGCCAACTTTAAGAAGCATTCGCAATGATCTTAACAAGTACAGTGGATGGG CCTTCATTTGCTCTATATCCGTAATGGGAGTCGTTCTGCTGGACCCCACAGATGAAGCTGATTTCGATAAATTCATATCGAAGGATCATTCCAACTTTACGAATTCCATCTACACCAATCCCAGATACCGCAAGCATATGGAAGTTGTCTTACCTTGGCTGCAGCATCGAGGGGCCCTGGAGTAA
- the LOC117145499 gene encoding uncharacterized protein LOC117145499 isoform X2 — protein sequence MFDAELDMYDHLIPELEDLYTENTSISPKFKPVHLKFPGEPVKSDYILLEDLRKRGYRNADRTQGLEQFEVEAVLKKLAQWHAASAKRVVELGEYEKDIRESYFTTEHQKLLDEFNINFCMPFLECMQQYNLEPGQLVLISDYTSQLTDLNIEFGKNDPLELCVLNHGDFWCNNFMFKYKNASEVEDVCFVDFQLPKYGTPAQDLLCMLMTSPKFSIKLEMFDYFIEYYHQQLVEHLTMLNYNRNAPTLSQFHAHLHRYSLWAFICAQRMLPIVLLPPDVGSHIGNIMGNSEEAIAFKRKMFLLPAYVDQIKVILPWLINRGYIR from the exons ATGTTCGATGCCGAGTTGGACATGTACGATCACCTGATACCAGAATTGGAGGATCTCTATACGGAAAACACTTCCATCTCACCGAAATTCAAGCCTGTGCATCTGAAGTTTCCAGGAGAGCCGGTAAAAAGCGACTACATTCTGTTGGAGGATCTGCGGAAGAGGGGATATAGGAATGCCGACAGAACCCAGGGATTGGAGCAGTTTGAAGTGGAGGCGGTCCTCAAGAAGTTGGCCCAGTGGCATGCAGCTTCTGCAAAAAGAGTAGTCGAGCTGGGGGAATACGAGAAGGATATCCGGGAGAGTTACTTTACTACTGAGCACCAGAAATTACTCGATGAATTCaacattaatttttgtatgcCCTTCCTGGAGTGTATGCAGCAATATAATCTGGAGCCAGGACAGCTCGTCCTCATA AGCGACTATACATCTCAACTGACGGATCTGAACATTGAGTTTGGTAAGAACGATCCTCTGGAGTTATGTGTGTTAAACCACGGAGATTTTTGGTGCAATAACTTTATGTTCAAGTATAAGAACGCCTCAGAGGTGGAGGACGTTTGCTTTGTTGACTTCCAGCTCCCAAAATATG GCACACCCGCCCAAGATCTACTGTGCATGTTGATGACCTCCCCTAAGTTTTCGATCAAGCTGGAAATGTTTGACTATTTCATAGAGTATTATCACCAGCAGCTAGTCGAACACCTCACCATGCTCAATTACAATCGGAATGCACCCACACTATCCCAGTTTCACGCCCACCTACACCGATATAGTCTCTGGG CTTTCATATGCGCCCAGCGAATGCTTCCCATAGTTCTGCTCCCACCCGATGTTGGTTCACATATAGGCAATATAATGGGTAACTCGGAGGAGGCGATAGCGTTCAAGCGGAAGATGTTCCTGTTGCCGGCTTACGTGGATCAGATAAAAGTCATATTGCCATGGCTCATTAACCGGGGTTACATAAGATAG